One stretch of Variovorax sp. 54 DNA includes these proteins:
- a CDS encoding FadR/GntR family transcriptional regulator, with product MLVQPPRTSLADAAANSIRTEIASGRWPIGSRIPIEPQLAQLLGVSRGTVREAVKTLVSRGLLEVQQGSGTYVRSGFDPSASLQKLRLASLRDQFEVRRALEVEAARLAAVRHTAKDLRRLHALLDKRGQPDMADDGAAFIERDLAFHLAIVDVSGNLALVETCRFITGYIKETIASTLSTSLPEPDEAAHRAIVEGIASRDPERAAAAVRELMAPTMHVLALGTA from the coding sequence ATGCTCGTCCAACCTCCTCGCACCTCCCTGGCCGACGCCGCCGCGAACAGCATCCGCACCGAGATCGCCTCGGGCCGCTGGCCCATCGGTTCTCGCATTCCCATCGAGCCCCAGCTGGCGCAGCTGCTGGGCGTGAGCCGCGGCACGGTGCGCGAGGCAGTCAAGACGCTGGTCTCGCGCGGGTTGCTCGAAGTGCAGCAGGGTTCGGGCACCTACGTGCGCTCGGGCTTCGACCCCTCGGCCAGCCTGCAGAAGCTGCGCCTGGCGAGCCTGCGCGACCAGTTCGAGGTGCGCCGCGCACTCGAGGTCGAAGCCGCCCGGCTCGCCGCCGTGCGCCACACCGCGAAAGACCTGCGCCGGCTGCACGCCCTGCTCGACAAGCGCGGCCAGCCCGACATGGCCGACGACGGCGCCGCCTTCATCGAGCGCGACCTGGCCTTTCACCTGGCCATCGTCGATGTGTCGGGCAACCTGGCGCTGGTCGAGACCTGCCGCTTCATCACCGGCTACATCAAGGAAACCATCGCCAGCACGCTGAGCACCAGCCTGCCCGAGCCCGACGAGGCCGCGCACCGCGCCATCGTCGAAGGCATTGCCAGCCGCGACCCCGAGCGCGCCGCGGCCGCCGTGCGCGAGCTGATGGCGCCCACGATGCACGTCCTGGCGCTGGGCACCGCATGA
- a CDS encoding DUF1161 domain-containing protein, with the protein MKLRLLAVAAAASTLLVAAGSAHAQSNCDTLRAEIEAKIAASGVTNFSVVTVDAAATASGQVVGSCDLGTKKIVYQREGGTASPATPASPSAPAPRGEPMLTECKDGSVSMGGNCKP; encoded by the coding sequence ATGAAACTCCGTCTGCTTGCTGTTGCTGCTGCCGCCTCGACCCTGCTCGTGGCTGCCGGCAGCGCCCACGCCCAGAGCAACTGCGACACGCTGCGCGCCGAGATCGAGGCCAAGATCGCCGCGTCGGGCGTGACGAACTTCAGCGTCGTCACCGTCGATGCCGCCGCCACGGCGAGCGGACAGGTCGTGGGCAGCTGCGACCTCGGCACCAAGAAGATCGTCTACCAGCGCGAAGGCGGCACGGCCTCGCCGGCCACCCCTGCATCCCCATCAGCCCCCGCGCCACGCGGCGAGCCCATGCTCACCGAGTGCAAGGACGGCTCGGTGTCGATGGGCGGCAACTGCAAGCCCTGA
- the pbpC gene encoding penicillin-binding protein 1C, whose translation MPLAFSFSSTARHTLAVVLLTAAAAPSAWALASFEEVKRDFRSSETAVLDRQGELLQRVRTDATVRRGQWTALADVSPALRAAMLLSEDKRFYEHSGVDWRAASAAAWGNLWNTRTRGASTITMQLAGLLDDDLRRAAGGRSFTQKLGQTVAATQLERRWRKDQILEAYLNTVPFRGEIVGIDALSRTLFSKAPSGLDAREAAVAAALVRAPNARPALVAQRACEVLRVMEPGAKTDCEALDMFTSAVVQRRAFDPNEGIAPHAARRVLRELRDAADEKATAPASVRTTLRAPLQRYALDSLQRHLRELRDRHVEDGALVVLDNASGEVLAWVGSSGPLSQAAEVDGVTALRQPGSTLKPLLYAQAIAEKRITAASLIEDSSAQISTASGLYIPQNYDRRFKGPVSARTALAASLNVPAVRTLVMVSPEAFARELRAAGLPLRESGDYYGYSLALGSAEVSLLSLANAYRMVANGGRFGATTLTPRPAPATKAKPVEAAPLLDPRAAFIVGDILSDPNARTRTFGLDSILSTRFWTAVKTGTSKDMRDNWAVGWSQRYTVGVWVGNASGASMWDVSGTSGAAPVWAEVMRFLHAREPSRAPTPPAGLVEAPVSFGPGADGSPLEAARNEWFLQGTEQPLFALDTGMASDAASARITAPADGTILAIDPDIPPLRQRVRFESEGRGVQWRIDGKFHARGNSAQWLPWPGRHLIELVDASGKVVDQRRVEVRGAGVVAAKGARR comes from the coding sequence ATGCCTCTTGCGTTCTCGTTTTCTTCCACCGCCCGGCACACCCTGGCCGTGGTCCTGCTGACGGCAGCCGCCGCACCCTCCGCCTGGGCGCTGGCCAGCTTCGAGGAAGTGAAGCGCGACTTTCGCTCCTCCGAAACCGCCGTGCTCGACCGCCAGGGCGAGCTGCTGCAGCGCGTGCGCACCGACGCCACGGTGCGGCGCGGCCAGTGGACCGCGCTGGCCGACGTGTCGCCCGCGCTGCGCGCAGCGATGCTGCTGAGCGAAGACAAGCGCTTCTACGAACACAGCGGCGTCGACTGGCGCGCCGCCTCGGCCGCGGCCTGGGGCAACCTGTGGAACACGCGCACGCGCGGCGCCTCGACCATCACCATGCAGCTCGCAGGCCTGCTCGACGACGACCTGCGCCGCGCCGCAGGCGGGCGCAGCTTCACGCAGAAGCTCGGCCAAACCGTGGCCGCCACGCAGCTGGAGCGCCGCTGGCGCAAGGACCAGATCCTCGAGGCCTACCTGAACACGGTGCCCTTCCGCGGCGAGATCGTCGGCATCGACGCGCTCTCGCGCACACTCTTCAGCAAGGCCCCCAGCGGGCTCGATGCGCGCGAGGCCGCCGTGGCCGCCGCGCTGGTGCGTGCGCCCAACGCCCGCCCCGCGCTGGTGGCGCAGCGCGCCTGCGAGGTGCTGCGCGTGATGGAGCCCGGCGCCAAGACCGACTGCGAAGCGCTCGACATGTTCACCAGCGCGGTGGTGCAACGGCGCGCGTTCGATCCCAACGAAGGCATCGCGCCGCATGCCGCGCGGCGGGTGCTGCGCGAGTTGCGTGATGCCGCGGATGAAAAGGCCACCGCCCCCGCCAGCGTGCGCACCACGCTGCGCGCGCCGCTGCAGCGCTACGCGCTCGACAGCCTGCAGCGCCACCTGCGCGAGCTGCGCGACCGCCACGTGGAAGACGGCGCGCTCGTGGTGCTCGACAACGCGAGCGGCGAGGTGCTGGCCTGGGTCGGCTCCTCGGGCCCGCTGAGCCAGGCCGCCGAGGTAGACGGCGTGACCGCGCTGCGCCAGCCCGGCTCCACGCTCAAGCCGCTGCTGTACGCACAGGCCATCGCAGAGAAGCGCATCACGGCGGCCTCGCTCATCGAGGACTCGTCGGCGCAGATCAGCACCGCGAGCGGCCTCTACATTCCGCAGAACTACGACCGCCGCTTCAAGGGCCCCGTGTCGGCGCGCACCGCGCTGGCCGCCTCGCTCAACGTGCCGGCCGTGCGCACGCTGGTGATGGTGTCGCCCGAAGCCTTCGCGCGCGAGCTGCGCGCCGCCGGCCTGCCGCTGCGCGAAAGCGGCGACTACTACGGCTACAGCCTGGCGCTCGGCAGCGCCGAGGTGTCGCTGCTGTCGCTGGCCAACGCCTACCGCATGGTGGCCAACGGCGGACGCTTCGGCGCGACCACGCTCACGCCACGACCTGCCCCGGCCACCAAGGCAAAGCCCGTTGAAGCCGCGCCGCTGCTCGACCCGCGCGCCGCCTTCATCGTCGGCGACATCCTCTCCGACCCGAACGCGCGCACGCGCACCTTCGGGCTGGACAGCATCCTCTCGACCCGCTTCTGGACCGCCGTGAAGACCGGCACCAGCAAGGACATGCGCGACAACTGGGCCGTGGGCTGGTCGCAGCGCTACACGGTCGGCGTGTGGGTCGGCAACGCGAGCGGCGCCTCGATGTGGGACGTGAGCGGCACCAGCGGCGCCGCGCCCGTGTGGGCCGAGGTGATGCGCTTCCTGCACGCCCGCGAACCCAGCCGCGCACCCACGCCGCCCGCCGGGCTGGTCGAGGCGCCCGTGAGCTTCGGCCCCGGCGCCGACGGCAGCCCGCTCGAAGCGGCGCGCAACGAATGGTTTCTGCAGGGCACCGAGCAGCCGCTGTTCGCGCTCGACACCGGCATGGCGAGCGATGCGGCCTCGGCGCGCATCACGGCGCCGGCCGACGGCACGATCCTCGCGATCGACCCCGACATTCCGCCGCTGCGCCAGCGCGTGCGCTTCGAGTCCGAAGGGCGCGGCGTGCAGTGGCGCATCGACGGCAAGTTCCACGCGCGCGGCAACAGCGCGCAGTGGCTGCCGTGGCCGGGCCGGCACCTGATCGAGCTGGTCGACGCCAGCGGCAAGGTGGTTGATCAGCGCCGCGTCGAAGTGCGCGGCGCGGGTGTGGTGGCAGCAAAGGGAGCGCGCCGATGA
- a CDS encoding NADP-dependent isocitrate dehydrogenase, with protein MSTKQPTIVYTLTDEAPLLATYAFLPIVRAFTAPAGINVTTSDISVAARVLGEFPEFLSDDQKVPDNLAELGKLTLQPDANIIKLPNISASVAQLKSAIKELQGKGYKIPDYPENPTSDEDKDIRTRYNKCTGSAVNPVLREGNSDRRAPRAVKEYARKNPHSMADWSQASRSHVSHMHGGDFYHGEKSMTLDRARNVKMELLTKSGKTIVLKSKVALLDREVIDSMFMSKKALLAFYEKEIEDAHKTGVMFSLHVKATMMKVSHPIVFGHCVKIFYKEAFEKHGKLFDELGINVNNGMVDLYNKIATLPQSTQDEIKRDLHACHEGRPELAMVDSAKGITNFHSPNDVIVDASMPAMIRNGGKMWGADGRLKDVKAVMPESTFARIYQEIINFCKWHGAFDPKTMGTVPNVGLMAQKAEEYGSHDKTFEIPEDGVANITDLDTGEVLMSEDVEKGDIWRMCQVKDAAIRDWVKLAVNRARNSGMPVVFWLDAYRPHEAQLITKVKMYLHEHDTTGLDIQIMSQVRAMRYTLERVVRGLDTISATGNILRDYLTDLFPIMELGTSAKMLSIVPLMAGGGMYETGAGGSAPKHVQQLVEENHLRWDSLGEFLALAVSLEDLGLKTGNAQAKILAKTLDAATGQLLDNNKNPSPKTGQLDNRGSQFYLAMYWAQELAAQTEDKDLQTKFKKLAEALTANEKKIVDELAAVQGKPVDIGGYYLADPKKYEAVMRPSATLNAVLAPAA; from the coding sequence ATGAGCACGAAGCAACCCACCATCGTCTACACCCTCACCGACGAGGCGCCGCTGCTGGCGACCTACGCCTTCCTGCCCATCGTGCGCGCCTTCACCGCGCCGGCCGGCATCAACGTGACGACGAGCGACATCTCGGTGGCCGCCCGCGTCCTGGGCGAGTTCCCCGAGTTCCTGAGCGACGACCAGAAGGTGCCCGACAACCTGGCCGAACTGGGCAAGCTCACGCTGCAGCCCGACGCCAACATCATCAAGCTGCCCAACATCAGCGCCTCGGTCGCCCAGCTCAAGTCGGCCATCAAGGAACTGCAGGGCAAGGGCTACAAGATCCCCGACTATCCGGAGAACCCGACCTCCGACGAGGACAAGGACATCCGCACGCGCTACAACAAGTGCACCGGCAGCGCCGTGAACCCCGTGCTGCGCGAAGGCAACTCCGACCGCCGCGCGCCGCGCGCCGTGAAGGAATACGCCCGCAAGAACCCGCACAGCATGGCCGACTGGAGCCAGGCCTCGCGCTCGCACGTCTCGCACATGCACGGCGGCGACTTCTATCACGGCGAAAAGTCCATGACCCTGGACCGCGCGCGCAACGTCAAGATGGAACTGCTCACCAAGAGCGGCAAGACCATCGTGCTCAAGTCCAAGGTGGCCCTGCTCGACCGCGAAGTCATCGACTCCATGTTCATGAGCAAGAAGGCGCTGCTGGCCTTCTATGAAAAGGAAATCGAAGACGCGCACAAGACCGGCGTCATGTTCTCGCTGCACGTCAAGGCGACCATGATGAAGGTCTCGCACCCCATCGTGTTCGGCCACTGCGTGAAGATCTTCTACAAGGAAGCCTTCGAGAAGCACGGCAAGCTGTTCGACGAGCTGGGCATCAACGTCAACAACGGCATGGTCGATCTTTACAACAAGATCGCCACGCTGCCCCAGAGCACGCAGGACGAGATCAAGCGCGACCTGCACGCCTGCCACGAAGGCCGCCCCGAACTGGCCATGGTCGACTCGGCCAAGGGCATCACCAACTTCCATTCGCCCAACGACGTCATCGTGGATGCCTCCATGCCCGCGATGATCCGCAACGGCGGCAAGATGTGGGGCGCCGACGGCCGCCTGAAGGACGTCAAGGCCGTGATGCCCGAATCGACCTTCGCCCGCATCTACCAGGAGATCATCAACTTCTGCAAGTGGCACGGCGCCTTCGACCCCAAGACCATGGGCACCGTGCCCAACGTCGGCCTCATGGCCCAGAAGGCCGAAGAGTACGGCTCGCACGACAAGACCTTCGAAATTCCTGAAGACGGCGTGGCCAACATCACCGACCTGGACACCGGCGAAGTGCTGATGAGCGAAGACGTCGAAAAGGGCGACATCTGGCGCATGTGCCAGGTCAAGGACGCCGCCATTCGCGACTGGGTGAAGCTGGCCGTCAACCGCGCACGCAACTCCGGCATGCCGGTCGTGTTCTGGCTCGACGCCTACCGTCCGCACGAGGCGCAGCTGATCACCAAGGTCAAGATGTACCTGCACGAGCACGACACCACGGGCCTGGACATCCAGATCATGAGCCAGGTGCGCGCCATGCGCTACACGCTGGAGCGCGTCGTGCGCGGCCTGGACACCATCAGCGCCACCGGCAACATCCTGCGCGACTACCTGACCGACCTGTTCCCCATCATGGAACTGGGTACCTCGGCCAAGATGCTGTCGATCGTGCCCCTGATGGCCGGCGGCGGCATGTACGAGACCGGCGCGGGCGGCTCGGCCCCCAAGCACGTGCAGCAGCTGGTGGAAGAAAATCACCTGCGCTGGGATTCGCTGGGCGAATTCCTCGCGCTGGCCGTGAGCCTGGAAGACCTGGGCCTGAAGACCGGCAACGCGCAAGCCAAGATCCTGGCCAAGACGCTCGACGCCGCCACCGGCCAGCTGCTCGATAACAACAAGAACCCGTCGCCCAAGACGGGTCAGTTGGACAACCGCGGCAGCCAGTTCTACCTGGCGATGTACTGGGCCCAGGAACTCGCCGCGCAGACCGAGGACAAGGACCTGCAGACCAAGTTCAAGAAGCTCGCCGAGGCGCTCACCGCCAACGAGAAGAAGATCGTCGACGAACTCGCGGCCGTGCAGGGCAAGCCTGTGGACATCGGCGGCTACTACCTGGCCGACCCGAAGAAGTACGAAGCCGTGATGCGCCCGAGCGCCACGCTGAACGCGGTGCTGGCACCGGCGGCCTGA
- a CDS encoding TPM domain-containing protein produces MNRLTLMPRWLSLCLALLLVLCLAGPRAAQAKPVPVPPMSSRVVDLAQALPPGEADALRAQIADIQSRTQAQLAVLIVPTTGEDTIERYATRVFEKWRLGRSDADDGILLLVAQKDRRMRIEVGTGLEGTVTDIQAARIIDREMAPRFREGDFAGGVQAAVSALRRLLDSEVLIAPESQQIAVDHAAAPDTTPDAAPDHQKVTSLTSGGRVTPEGWGLLGVLLWGLGLGIWHGRGAERDPPRGTSASRRAEEKKRKSRRKGSAGPEPWADALAEMKPEPTRAPPAPRDLRLVIGLLGAGPLAAGAALLNPGIALVLVMPAIFSYGMGYLCGMSRAIATVLGGLVLVIVSLVAIAFTVGAERFWWGFLWALCIGGVTLFAVVIVRCMVNTFQRSMLSFLIRLVIVAGICGYVFHETSPGPVPDTSWIPIALAAFFSMLFGFLPPGIMESGDGDGDSDWSSSSSSSSSSSSSSSSSDSGGSSSGGGASGSW; encoded by the coding sequence ATGAACAGACTGACGTTGATGCCCCGCTGGCTGTCGCTGTGCCTGGCCTTGCTGCTCGTGCTGTGCCTCGCCGGCCCGCGTGCTGCGCAGGCCAAGCCCGTGCCGGTGCCGCCGATGAGTTCGCGCGTGGTCGACCTCGCGCAGGCGCTGCCGCCCGGCGAGGCCGACGCGCTGCGCGCGCAGATCGCCGACATCCAGAGCCGCACCCAGGCGCAGCTCGCGGTGCTCATCGTGCCGACCACGGGCGAGGACACCATCGAGCGCTACGCCACGCGCGTGTTCGAAAAATGGCGGCTGGGCCGCAGCGACGCCGACGACGGCATCCTGCTGCTCGTGGCGCAGAAAGACCGGCGCATGCGCATCGAGGTCGGCACCGGCCTCGAAGGCACGGTGACCGACATCCAGGCGGCCCGCATCATCGACCGCGAGATGGCGCCGCGTTTTCGCGAGGGCGACTTCGCCGGCGGCGTGCAAGCGGCCGTGAGCGCGCTCAGGCGACTGCTCGACAGCGAGGTGCTCATCGCGCCCGAGTCGCAGCAGATCGCCGTGGACCACGCCGCCGCACCCGACACCACACCCGACGCCGCACCCGACCACCAAAAAGTCACCAGCCTCACGAGCGGCGGCCGCGTCACGCCCGAGGGCTGGGGCCTGCTGGGCGTGCTGCTGTGGGGCCTGGGCCTGGGCATCTGGCACGGCCGCGGCGCCGAACGCGACCCGCCGCGCGGCACCTCCGCCTCGCGGCGCGCCGAAGAGAAAAAACGCAAGAGCCGGCGCAAAGGCAGCGCGGGCCCCGAACCCTGGGCCGACGCCCTGGCAGAGATGAAACCCGAGCCGACGCGTGCGCCCCCTGCCCCACGCGATCTGCGCCTGGTGATCGGCCTGCTCGGCGCCGGGCCGCTGGCCGCCGGCGCGGCGCTGCTGAATCCGGGCATCGCGCTGGTGCTGGTGATGCCGGCGATCTTCAGCTACGGCATGGGCTACCTGTGCGGCATGTCGCGCGCGATCGCCACGGTCCTCGGCGGCCTGGTGCTCGTGATCGTGTCGCTGGTCGCCATCGCATTCACGGTCGGCGCCGAGCGCTTCTGGTGGGGCTTTTTGTGGGCGCTGTGCATCGGCGGCGTGACGCTGTTCGCGGTGGTCATCGTGCGCTGCATGGTCAACACCTTCCAGCGCAGCATGCTCAGCTTTCTCATCCGGCTGGTCATCGTGGCGGGCATCTGCGGCTACGTGTTCCACGAAACCTCGCCCGGCCCGGTGCCCGATACGTCGTGGATTCCCATCGCGCTGGCGGCCTTCTTCTCGATGCTGTTCGGCTTCCTGCCGCCCGGCATCATGGAATCGGGCGACGGAGATGGGGACAGCGACTGGAGCAGCAGTTCGTCATCGTCGTCCTCTTCCTCGTCGTCTTCGTCCTCCTCGGACAGCGGCGGGTCGAGCAGCGGCGGCGGCGCTTCGGGCAGCTGGTAG
- a CDS encoding Pr6Pr family membrane protein codes for MIWPALRLFFGLLTLVAIGWQLTIHVRMGFNVVNFFSFFTNLSNLFAAIVLVLGARRLWRPASTGPDEGLRAMSAVNMAVVGIVFSLLLRDVDLGALRPWINTLLHYVMPCVVLLDWLLQPPRTRLGGRQLLWILVVPMVYLAYTLLRGGRTGWYPYPFLNPANVGGYGGVAVYAAGIALTFGVAGWGLLALGNRLGRRGL; via the coding sequence GTGATCTGGCCCGCCCTGCGCCTCTTCTTCGGCCTGCTGACCCTGGTGGCCATCGGCTGGCAGCTGACGATCCATGTCCGCATGGGCTTCAACGTCGTCAACTTCTTCAGCTTCTTCACCAACCTCTCGAACCTGTTCGCGGCGATCGTGCTGGTGCTGGGCGCGCGCCGCCTCTGGCGACCGGCGTCCACGGGGCCTGACGAGGGGCTGCGCGCCATGTCGGCCGTGAACATGGCGGTGGTCGGCATCGTCTTCTCGCTGCTGCTGCGCGACGTCGACCTCGGCGCGCTGCGGCCATGGATCAACACGCTGCTGCACTACGTGATGCCCTGCGTCGTGCTGCTCGACTGGCTGCTGCAGCCGCCGCGCACGCGGCTCGGCGGCCGGCAGCTGCTGTGGATACTCGTCGTCCCCATGGTCTACCTGGCCTACACGCTGCTGCGCGGTGGCCGCACCGGCTGGTACCCCTACCCCTTCCTCAACCCCGCCAACGTGGGCGGCTACGGCGGTGTGGCCGTCTATGCGGCAGGCATCGCGCTGACCTTCGGGGTGGCGGGGTGGGGGTTGCTGGCGTTGGGGAACCGGTTGGGCCGGCGCGGCCTGTAG
- a CDS encoding CynX/NimT family MFS transporter, producing MNSMTLPTGAATTARTQATPSGAEDLLIDAEVDSLPAPRPTPTPSRGRRLLLGLTVVLIAFNLRPVFASLSVVLPEIIRATGLSATAASLLTTLPIVCLGVFAPMAPWLGRRFGTERTLLGCMVLIGVGTLLRGTGNIPLLFLASAIAGSGIAVSNVLLSGLVKRDFAKQAALMMGLYTMAVCGGAASAAGLTVPLEHALGGGWTLALAMWAVPAALVTFIWAPQALPLKPVASESGFTVRGLWRDRLAWQVTFFMGLQSALAYIVMGWLAPILRERGLSGEMAGYVVSLSVMTQVVTCLVVPALAVKLRNQRALAVVLSAMTVAAMLAMLFAPLDAPGGMWTWAVVLGISQGGTFALALTMIVLRSPDSHIAAHLSGMAQGVGYMVAAFGPLLAGLLHGWTGSFHASAWLFVGLGVALVIAGLGAGRTLHVGAVTVPRH from the coding sequence ATGAACTCCATGACCCTGCCCACGGGTGCCGCCACCACGGCGCGCACCCAGGCCACGCCATCGGGCGCCGAAGACCTGCTGATCGACGCCGAGGTCGACAGCCTGCCCGCGCCGCGCCCCACACCGACACCCAGCCGGGGCCGCCGGCTGCTGCTGGGCCTCACGGTGGTGCTCATCGCCTTCAACCTGCGACCGGTGTTCGCCAGCCTGTCGGTGGTGCTGCCGGAAATCATCCGCGCCACCGGCCTGTCGGCCACCGCCGCCAGCCTGCTGACCACGCTGCCGATCGTCTGCCTGGGCGTGTTCGCGCCGATGGCGCCCTGGCTCGGGCGCCGCTTCGGCACCGAGCGCACGCTGCTGGGCTGCATGGTGCTGATCGGCGTGGGCACGCTGCTGCGCGGCACCGGCAACATCCCGCTGCTGTTCCTGGCCTCGGCCATCGCGGGCAGCGGCATCGCGGTGTCGAACGTGCTGCTGTCGGGCCTGGTGAAGCGCGACTTCGCCAAGCAGGCGGCGCTGATGATGGGCCTGTACACCATGGCCGTGTGCGGCGGCGCCGCCAGCGCCGCGGGCCTCACGGTGCCGCTGGAGCATGCGCTGGGCGGCGGCTGGACGCTGGCGCTCGCCATGTGGGCCGTGCCGGCCGCGCTGGTCACGTTCATCTGGGCACCGCAGGCGCTGCCGCTCAAGCCGGTGGCCAGCGAGTCGGGCTTCACCGTGCGCGGCCTGTGGCGCGACCGGCTGGCCTGGCAGGTGACCTTCTTCATGGGGCTGCAATCGGCCCTGGCGTACATCGTGATGGGCTGGCTGGCGCCGATCCTGCGCGAGCGCGGGCTCAGCGGCGAAATGGCCGGCTACGTGGTGTCGCTGTCGGTCATGACGCAGGTCGTGACCTGCCTCGTGGTGCCCGCACTGGCCGTGAAGCTGCGCAACCAGCGCGCGCTGGCGGTGGTGCTGTCGGCGATGACGGTGGCGGCCATGCTGGCCATGCTGTTCGCGCCGCTCGACGCCCCCGGCGGCATGTGGACCTGGGCCGTGGTGCTCGGCATTTCGCAGGGCGGCACCTTCGCGCTGGCGCTCACGATGATCGTGCTGCGCTCGCCCGATTCGCACATCGCGGCGCACCTGTCGGGCATGGCGCAGGGCGTGGGCTACATGGTGGCCGCCTTCGGCCCGCTGCTGGCCGGGCTGCTGCACGGCTGGACCGGCAGCTTCCACGCCTCGGCCTGGCTGTTCGTCGGCCTGGGCGTGGCGCTGGTCATCGCGGGGCTGGGCGCGGGGCGCACGCTGCACGTGGGTGCGGTGACGGTGCCGCGCCACTGA